The following are from one region of the Aspergillus chevalieri M1 DNA, chromosome 1, nearly complete sequence genome:
- a CDS encoding uncharacterized protein (TransMembrane:2 (i12-34o40-62i)) produces MTAYYSYHQPFGALAWQFITFIFGTTAMVARYQYDYRGQALWFLFLTSSNLTLLLDPALCALRATMKLPDGSEVRVNKPLIAFKICEKQTTVFPGALGEGLPKEWHFDKAYLRI; encoded by the coding sequence ATGACAGCTTATTACAGCTACCACCAACCCTTTGGGGCTCTAGCCTGGCAGTTTATCACGTTCATCTTCGGTACAACAGCGATGGTAGCACGGTACCAGTATGACTATCGCGGACAGGCCCTCTGGTTTCTGTTCTTGACGTCTTCCAACCTCACTTTGCTTTTGGACCCGGCTCTCTGCGCTCTCCGGGCCACCATGAAGCTCCCTGACGGCTCTGAAGTGAGAGTAAACAAGCCTCTCATTGCCTTTAAAATTTGTGAGAAGCAAACTACTGTCTTTCCGGGCGCCCTTGGTGAGGGTCTTCCCAAAGAATGGCACTTTGACAAGGCGTACCTGAGGATTTAA